From the genome of Methanobacterium formicicum:
AGTGAAAACCCTGGTAGATGTCACCTACGAAGACATAGGTGGCCTTAAGGAAGAAGTGAAGAAAGTCAGGGAAATGATTGAAATACCCCTGAAACGACCGGAACTCTTCGAAAGACTGGGAATATCACCACCCAAAGGAGTTTTAATGCATGGACCGCCAGGTACGGGTAAAACCCTGCTGGCCAAGGCCGTGGCTAACGAAAGTGACGCCCACTTCATTGCCATACAGGGTCCGGAGATCATGAGCAAATACGTGGGTGGATCCGAAGAAAAATTACGGGAATTCTTCGAAGAAGCAGAAGAAAACGCCCCATCCATTGTATTCATAGATGAAATAGATGCCATAGCTCCCAAAAGGGAAGAAGTCTCCGGAGAAACAGAACGACGTGTGGTTGCCCAGCTACTAACTTTAATGGATGGACTTAAAAGTAGAGGCCAAGTGGTGGTAATAGGTGCCACTAACCGACCGGATGCTCTGGATCCTGCCCTGCGCCGTGGTGGAAGATTTGACCGGGAAATAGAAATAGGAGTACCAGACAAGGACGGACGCCAGGAAGTCCTTCAGATACACACCCGGGGAATGCCCCTGGATGACAAGGTGGATCTTGATGAAATAGCCGACACTACCCATGGTTTCGTGGGAGCAGACCTGGAAATGCTCTGTAAAGAAGCAGCAATGAGGGTTCTACGTAGAGTACTGCCGGATATCAAAGCCGATGAGGAAATACCCCCAGAAACCCTTAAAAAGATGATCATCAAGAAATCAGACTTCAAAGAAGCTTTAAAAGAAATCCAGCCATCTGCGCTCCGCGAAGTCCTGGTACAGGTGCCGGATATTAAATGGGAGGATATTGGTGGCCTGGAAAACGCCAAACAGGAACTAAGGGAAGCAGTGGAATGGCCTTTAAAGTATCCGGAAAGTTTCGACAAATTCGGAGTCACACCACCCAAAGGTGTACTGATATACGGACCACCAGGTACTGGTAAAACCTTACTGGCCAAGGCTGTGGCCAACGAAAGTCAGGCCAACTTCATAGCAGTCAAAGGACCAGAATTACTCTCCAAATGGGTGGGAGAATCAGAAAAAGGTGTAAGGGAAGTATTCCGCAAGGCCAGGCAAACTGCACCCACCGTCATATTCTTCGACGAAATAGACAGCATAGCCTCAGCC
Proteins encoded in this window:
- a CDS encoding CDC48 family AAA ATPase → MKNEEMKLKVAEAFSQADVGRSIARIDPACMGKLDLLDGDMIEIEGRKLTATTVASSQSDIGLGIIRIDGYIRKNAGTSLGEEVTVRKAEVKEAQKVVLAPVDQKVMIRGDVRGAFRGRVLSKGDIIVTGIRQQQSTMRGSLFDEFFRDTMSDVSPMGELKLAVVTTKPAGTVKITEMTDVEVQTEPVDVSKLEGVKTLVDVTYEDIGGLKEEVKKVREMIEIPLKRPELFERLGISPPKGVLMHGPPGTGKTLLAKAVANESDAHFIAIQGPEIMSKYVGGSEEKLREFFEEAEENAPSIVFIDEIDAIAPKREEVSGETERRVVAQLLTLMDGLKSRGQVVVIGATNRPDALDPALRRGGRFDREIEIGVPDKDGRQEVLQIHTRGMPLDDKVDLDEIADTTHGFVGADLEMLCKEAAMRVLRRVLPDIKADEEIPPETLKKMIIKKSDFKEALKEIQPSALREVLVQVPDIKWEDIGGLENAKQELREAVEWPLKYPESFDKFGVTPPKGVLIYGPPGTGKTLLAKAVANESQANFIAVKGPELLSKWVGESEKGVREVFRKARQTAPTVIFFDEIDSIASARSGSSTDSGVTQRVVNQLLTEIDGLEELQDVAVIAATNRVDIMDPALLRPGRFDRHVKVDDPDEKARLEIFKVHTKDMPLADDVDLDYLAKNTAKYVGADIEAVCREAVMLTLREDLKAEKVNMEAFKKAMKKVKTEEKVDMVQYH